The uncultured Desulfobulbus sp. genome window below encodes:
- a CDS encoding carboxy terminal-processing peptidase, producing the protein MNVSNPHPVRRFLPFVCVSVFLLLSLTGGCLAKKAPPEVFDTDRNELIALILSQQLPAQHFSHEPLDDRLSQKVFDLYLRQLDPRKRFLLAGDVKQLGAFSTHVDDELSRGNVVLPEAGREVLNDRVRLVQGFIDPLLNHGFDYEKKETLEIEPKKLEYPKDKAALKERWRLSLKLQVLESYFSILQKEEKDGKNTERIVDPAKHADEIKEAVEKVRESMHRSLSRLLNQSRQDHYDRYFDAVTRAYDPHTDYLAPTSKEDFDIQMSGSLEGIGALLREDEGLIKVVRIIPGSAAKKQGQLQAEDSILAVAEKSGEPVDISEMRIREAVGYIRGPKGTEVRLTVQKPDGSRLIIPIIRDVVRIEETYVRSTIFKEGGNKYGYVRIPSFYRDFAAQSNGKKVRNVTDDTEKELAKLQKEQVKGIIIDLRNNGGGALTDAVQISGLFLPGGPVVQVKNSHGSIRVLEDDDPAVQYKGPLIVLVNQFSASASEILAAALQDYDRAFIIGGAHTHGKGTVQAMMDLNRNLPLFQLQRYEDLGALKLTIQKFYRINGGSTQYKGVEPNLVVPSMFDYLETGEKYMDYSLPWDQVESVDYAPWRGAHVDTNAAIRQGAAWVSGSDAFEKIQEETDKARIRAKETKLVLSWESMWNQRLEIETAREEAKAAGLVSATEKDGESMDPEEKLEQLDEIDPYVQLALYLLNGGGPMHAAGAPNQ; encoded by the coding sequence ATGAATGTTTCGAATCCGCATCCAGTTCGTCGTTTTCTTCCTTTTGTATGCGTCAGTGTTTTCCTGCTGCTCAGCTTAACCGGCGGGTGCCTTGCCAAAAAGGCCCCGCCGGAAGTATTTGATACTGACCGAAACGAACTTATTGCTCTTATCCTGAGCCAACAGTTGCCTGCACAGCACTTCAGTCATGAGCCTTTAGATGACAGGCTCTCTCAAAAAGTTTTTGATCTGTATCTGCGGCAGCTTGATCCCCGGAAACGATTTCTATTAGCCGGTGATGTTAAGCAGTTAGGTGCATTTTCGACCCATGTCGATGATGAACTGAGCCGTGGTAATGTTGTTTTGCCTGAAGCTGGGCGTGAGGTCCTTAATGATCGGGTTCGTTTGGTGCAAGGTTTCATTGATCCCCTGCTCAACCACGGTTTTGATTATGAAAAAAAGGAGACTCTGGAGATAGAGCCCAAAAAGCTCGAATACCCCAAAGACAAGGCAGCGCTGAAAGAACGGTGGCGCCTCAGCCTCAAGTTGCAGGTGCTGGAATCATATTTTTCCATCCTTCAGAAAGAGGAAAAGGATGGAAAAAACACAGAACGCATTGTCGATCCTGCCAAGCATGCTGATGAGATCAAAGAGGCGGTGGAAAAAGTGCGGGAGAGCATGCATCGTTCCTTAAGCCGTCTCTTAAATCAATCCCGTCAGGATCACTATGATCGATATTTTGACGCGGTCACCCGAGCGTATGATCCTCACACAGATTATCTCGCCCCCACCTCAAAGGAAGACTTTGATATTCAAATGAGTGGTTCCCTTGAAGGAATCGGGGCTCTGTTGCGAGAAGATGAAGGGCTTATCAAGGTTGTGCGCATCATTCCTGGCAGTGCCGCCAAAAAACAAGGCCAGCTCCAGGCTGAGGATTCCATTTTAGCGGTAGCGGAAAAAAGTGGTGAGCCCGTTGATATCTCCGAGATGCGAATTCGAGAAGCGGTTGGCTATATCCGTGGCCCTAAAGGGACGGAAGTACGCCTCACTGTCCAGAAACCAGATGGTTCTCGTCTCATCATTCCTATTATTCGCGATGTGGTGCGCATTGAAGAAACCTATGTAAGGTCGACGATATTTAAAGAAGGGGGCAATAAATACGGCTATGTACGTATTCCCAGCTTTTACCGCGATTTTGCTGCCCAATCCAATGGTAAAAAAGTACGTAATGTCACAGACGATACCGAGAAAGAATTAGCTAAGCTGCAAAAAGAGCAGGTAAAAGGAATCATTATAGATCTGCGCAATAACGGTGGTGGAGCCCTGACTGACGCTGTGCAGATATCTGGACTCTTTTTGCCCGGTGGCCCGGTCGTCCAGGTAAAAAACTCCCATGGATCCATCCGCGTACTGGAAGATGACGACCCTGCTGTCCAGTACAAAGGGCCGCTTATTGTCCTGGTCAACCAGTTCAGCGCTTCTGCTTCTGAAATTCTTGCTGCAGCACTGCAGGATTATGACCGTGCCTTTATCATTGGTGGCGCCCATACCCATGGCAAGGGGACGGTTCAGGCCATGATGGATCTTAACCGTAACTTGCCGCTTTTTCAGTTGCAGCGCTACGAAGACCTGGGCGCCCTGAAACTGACCATTCAGAAATTTTATCGCATCAATGGTGGTTCCACTCAGTATAAAGGGGTTGAACCAAACCTGGTTGTACCTTCCATGTTTGATTATCTGGAAACCGGGGAGAAATACATGGATTATTCCCTGCCTTGGGACCAGGTTGAATCAGTTGATTATGCCCCCTGGCGTGGAGCACACGTCGACACCAATGCTGCCATCCGCCAGGGAGCAGCCTGGGTCAGCGGCAGCGATGCGTTTGAAAAAATACAAGAAGAGACGGATAAAGCCCGTATTCGGGCGAAAGAAACCAAGCTCGTTCTCAGTTGGGAGAGCATGTGGAACCAGCGGCTGGAGATTGAAACAGCACGAGAAGAAGCGAAAGCCGCAGGCCTGGTTTCAGCGACCGAAAAGGATGGTGAATCCATGGATCCCGAAGAGAAACTGGAGCAACTCGACGAGATCGATCCCTACGTTCAGCTCGCCTTGTATCTCCTTAATGGTGGGGGACCAATGCATGCCGCAGGTGCTCCGAATCAATAA
- a CDS encoding (Fe-S)-binding protein codes for MAVVKVDVLAQSVAEGPSLMTGSIPTKNWMDVPAVFKPGNFAYPAKKEIIEYLDSQKGVSFPNAREWSPEDEDWKLPENWKEIIIQGIADRLDRFRSLKIFMDCCVRCGACADKCHFFLGTGDPKNMPVLRAELLRSVYRQNFTRAGKILGKMIGGREMTVGVLKEWFMYAYQCTECRRCSVFCPYGIDTAEITMMLRELLHLVGVGINWAMEPVANSNRTGNHMGLTPQAFKGNVEFLCEDIENLTGVKVNPTFNRKGAEVLFITPSADVFAEPGIFTCMGYLLLFEAIGLDYTWSTYASEGGNFGLFTSNEMMKKLNGKMYAEAERLGARWILGGECGHMWRVVHQYMDTMNGSPDFLEVPRSPITGTVFDNAASTKMIHISEFTADLIKNGKLNLDKSRNAHVKATFHDSCNPARAMGLIEEPRAVLDAVVDNWVEMPENTIREKTFCCGSGTALNTDEIMELRMRSGLPRANAVKYVQEKHDVNTLACVCAIDRATLTTLMNYWVPQVEVAGLSELVGNALVIEGEQRQDLTEGLRTMV; via the coding sequence ATGGCAGTGGTTAAGGTAGATGTGTTGGCACAGAGTGTTGCCGAGGGACCTTCACTGATGACAGGCTCCATTCCAACCAAAAACTGGATGGATGTACCTGCCGTTTTTAAGCCCGGAAATTTTGCATACCCGGCGAAGAAGGAAATAATCGAGTATTTGGACAGCCAGAAAGGCGTTAGTTTCCCAAATGCACGTGAATGGAGCCCTGAAGATGAGGATTGGAAACTCCCTGAGAACTGGAAAGAGATTATCATCCAGGGGATTGCCGATCGTTTAGATCGTTTTCGCTCCTTAAAGATTTTTATGGATTGCTGTGTCCGCTGCGGCGCCTGCGCGGATAAGTGCCACTTTTTTCTCGGCACCGGTGATCCCAAAAACATGCCGGTTCTGCGCGCGGAGCTCCTGCGCTCAGTTTACCGTCAGAATTTCACCCGCGCCGGTAAGATCCTCGGAAAGATGATCGGTGGTCGCGAGATGACTGTAGGCGTGCTCAAAGAATGGTTCATGTACGCCTACCAGTGTACAGAGTGTCGTCGCTGTTCGGTCTTCTGTCCCTACGGTATCGATACTGCGGAAATCACCATGATGCTGCGCGAGCTGCTGCATCTGGTCGGTGTGGGCATTAACTGGGCCATGGAGCCGGTTGCCAACTCCAACCGCACCGGTAACCACATGGGCCTCACCCCGCAGGCTTTCAAAGGCAACGTCGAGTTTCTCTGTGAAGATATCGAGAACCTGACCGGTGTTAAGGTTAACCCGACCTTTAACCGCAAAGGTGCAGAGGTCCTCTTTATTACACCTTCAGCCGACGTGTTCGCCGAGCCCGGCATCTTTACCTGTATGGGTTATCTCCTGTTGTTTGAGGCCATCGGACTTGACTACACCTGGTCAACCTACGCCTCCGAGGGTGGTAACTTCGGTCTCTTCACTTCCAACGAGATGATGAAGAAACTCAACGGTAAGATGTATGCCGAGGCCGAGCGTCTTGGAGCCCGCTGGATTCTCGGTGGTGAGTGTGGTCATATGTGGCGTGTCGTCCATCAGTACATGGATACCATGAATGGATCGCCAGACTTCCTTGAGGTTCCGCGTTCGCCGATCACCGGCACTGTCTTCGACAATGCCGCCTCGACCAAAATGATTCATATCTCCGAGTTCACCGCCGACCTGATCAAAAACGGTAAACTCAATTTGGATAAGAGCCGCAACGCCCACGTTAAGGCGACCTTCCATGATTCCTGTAACCCGGCTCGCGCCATGGGACTTATCGAAGAACCACGTGCTGTTCTCGACGCAGTTGTTGATAACTGGGTTGAGATGCCGGAGAACACCATCCGCGAGAAAACATTCTGCTGCGGTTCAGGTACGGCTCTGAACACCGATGAAATTATGGAGCTCCGTATGCGTTCCGGTCTGCCCCGGGCCAATGCAGTGAAATACGTCCAGGAGAAACACGACGTCAATACACTGGCCTGTGTCTGCGCCATTGACAGAGCTACTCTGACGACCCTCATGAATTACTGGGTACCCCAGGTTGAGGTCGCAGGTCTGAGTGAGCTTGTCGGTAACGCTTTGGTGATTGAGGGTGAACAACGACAAGACCTGACCGAAGGGCTCAGGACCATGGTTTAA
- a CDS encoding RsbRD N-terminal domain-containing protein, whose product MELKEALAAKKKEILGLWIERTLDSYTSPGFFKKATDPFANPVGSNISMGLTSLYEAIASGEGGEAYTKSIDQVVRIRAVQDFTPGQAVAPFLELKWVIKQVFSADKKTQPLLGALDQLDCEIDRIALAAFDVYSQCREQLYRNRVDELKSGRSILTDSACPSALAREEQKKAQ is encoded by the coding sequence ATGGAACTCAAAGAAGCGCTGGCCGCAAAGAAGAAGGAAATTCTTGGGCTTTGGATCGAGCGGACGCTGGATAGCTATACTTCGCCGGGTTTCTTTAAGAAGGCCACCGATCCTTTTGCCAATCCTGTCGGCTCCAATATTTCGATGGGATTGACCTCGCTCTACGAAGCTATTGCCAGCGGAGAAGGGGGAGAGGCCTATACAAAATCGATTGACCAGGTTGTTCGAATCAGAGCGGTGCAGGATTTCACGCCCGGACAGGCTGTGGCACCGTTTCTGGAACTCAAATGGGTTATCAAACAGGTTTTTTCTGCAGATAAGAAAACCCAACCCCTGCTGGGAGCTCTCGATCAGCTTGATTGTGAAATTGACCGTATTGCTCTGGCCGCTTTTGATGTGTACAGCCAGTGCCGGGAGCAGTTGTACCGCAACCGGGTTGATGAGCTGAAAAGTGGCCGTTCGATATTAACGGATTCGGCTTGTCCGTCTGCTCTTGCCAGAGAGGAGCAGAAAAAGGCCCAGTAG
- the dsrJ gene encoding sulfate reduction electron transfer complex DsrMKJOP subunit DsrJ, whose translation MYDSGKIITGLLIFVLLVTIPVWYNRGTASNVPEPELPKDVKTCVLPKAEITAKHMQLLNQWRDEVIRTGDRSTLEIEGKQYPKSLMLACMKCHTSKVKFCDKCHTYASVKPYCWDCHLAPVE comes from the coding sequence ATGTACGATAGCGGTAAAATAATCACAGGACTGCTCATTTTTGTCCTGCTTGTAACAATACCCGTCTGGTACAACCGTGGCACCGCGAGCAACGTACCGGAACCCGAGCTGCCTAAGGATGTAAAGACCTGTGTCCTGCCCAAGGCTGAGATCACTGCAAAACATATGCAGCTGCTCAATCAGTGGCGTGATGAGGTCATTCGTACGGGTGACCGTAGCACCTTAGAGATTGAAGGAAAACAATATCCAAAAAGCTTAATGCTCGCCTGCATGAAGTGTCACACCAGCAAAGTGAAATTTTGCGACAAGTGTCACACCTATGCCTCGGTTAAACCATACTGCTGGGATTGCCACCTGGCTCCTGTTGAGTGA
- the dsrM gene encoding sulfate reduction electron transfer complex DsrMKJOP subunit DsrM, with protein MKYAFPLAAVIALVLIALIAVQIPGMQYLFGVVVPYLAMALFLGGFCYRVIHWAKSPVPFKIPTTCGQGYSLPWIKQDKLEAPVNTGQVVARMFLEIFLFRSLWRNTKATVYPGPKLTYESSKWLWLFGILFHYSFLVIIIRHMRLFLDPIPGIVSFIETGDSLLQIGAPVMYTTDVTIILALLFLFARRVFNPQVRYISLVNDYFPLFLIFGICTTGILMRFFIRTDVDINAIKQLAVGLVTFSPTIVADISSLFYVHLFLVCTLLAYFPFSKLMHMGGVFLSPTRNMANNSRMVRHINPWNPEIKPHSYAGYEDEFREDMVEQGIPVEKELPAQGE; from the coding sequence ATGAAGTACGCCTTCCCTTTGGCGGCAGTTATTGCCCTGGTGTTGATTGCGCTGATCGCGGTGCAGATACCGGGAATGCAATACCTCTTTGGTGTTGTAGTTCCGTATCTCGCTATGGCGCTGTTCTTAGGCGGTTTTTGTTATAGGGTCATCCATTGGGCCAAATCGCCGGTACCTTTCAAAATCCCAACCACCTGCGGCCAGGGCTACTCGCTGCCCTGGATCAAGCAGGACAAGCTCGAGGCACCGGTGAACACCGGACAGGTTGTTGCCCGTATGTTCCTCGAGATCTTTCTGTTCCGTTCGCTGTGGCGCAATACCAAGGCTACAGTCTATCCGGGACCGAAGCTAACCTATGAGTCAAGCAAATGGCTGTGGCTGTTTGGTATCCTCTTCCATTACAGTTTCCTGGTGATCATCATTCGCCACATGCGCCTCTTCCTTGACCCGATTCCTGGAATTGTCTCTTTTATTGAAACTGGCGACTCGCTGCTCCAGATTGGTGCACCTGTCATGTACACCACCGATGTAACCATCATTCTGGCTCTGCTCTTTCTGTTTGCCCGTCGCGTTTTCAATCCCCAGGTCCGCTACATTTCGCTGGTCAACGATTACTTTCCCCTGTTTCTGATTTTCGGCATCTGCACCACCGGTATCCTGATGCGCTTTTTCATTCGTACCGATGTCGATATCAACGCCATCAAGCAACTCGCTGTCGGCCTGGTCACCTTTTCCCCGACCATTGTCGCTGATATCAGCTCACTGTTCTACGTTCATCTTTTCTTAGTGTGCACGCTGCTTGCGTACTTCCCTTTCAGCAAGCTTATGCATATGGGTGGCGTCTTCCTCAGCCCGACCAGAAACATGGCAAACAATTCTCGAATGGTTCGCCACATCAACCCCTGGAACCCGGAGATCAAACCGCATTCGTATGCCGGTTATGAGGATGAGTTCCGTGAGGACATGGTCGAGCAGGGCATACCCGTAGAGAAAGAGTTGCCTGCGCAAGGCGAATGA
- the yedF gene encoding sulfurtransferase-like selenium metabolism protein YedF encodes MNPETLDCTGLPCPKPVLCAKDALAAGSSLIKVLVDNEASQNNVARFARSQGHEAALTQEGEGLYAVTIAASSQAADTAFDPSDYQCALPERCKMIYVISSDSMGRGSDQLGWALLQTYVQTIKDVVPLPSKVVLYNGGVKLVTTESGALDALRELQGKGVEILACGTCLDFFELKSALQVGQISNMHEIMTAMSEADKIVSPL; translated from the coding sequence ATGAATCCGGAAACGCTCGATTGCACGGGCCTGCCCTGTCCTAAACCAGTCCTTTGTGCCAAAGATGCTCTGGCTGCGGGATCATCCTTGATCAAGGTGTTGGTCGATAACGAAGCCTCTCAAAATAACGTAGCTCGATTTGCTCGAAGCCAGGGGCATGAAGCAGCTTTGACCCAAGAAGGAGAGGGCTTGTATGCCGTGACGATTGCTGCCAGCTCTCAGGCTGCTGACACGGCTTTTGACCCCTCTGATTATCAGTGTGCTCTCCCTGAGCGGTGCAAAATGATTTATGTTATTTCCTCTGATTCCATGGGGCGAGGATCCGATCAGCTCGGTTGGGCCCTATTACAAACCTACGTTCAGACCATAAAGGATGTCGTGCCTCTTCCCAGCAAGGTCGTGCTCTATAATGGTGGGGTCAAGCTGGTCACAACGGAGTCCGGCGCACTTGATGCTCTGCGTGAGTTACAGGGGAAAGGTGTGGAGATTCTTGCCTGTGGCACCTGCCTTGATTTTTTTGAATTGAAATCTGCACTGCAGGTTGGGCAAATTTCCAATATGCATGAAATTATGACGGCCATGTCCGAGGCGGATAAAATCGTCAGCCCCCTCTAA